The Brachyspira sp. SAP_772 genome includes the window ATACATAGTGCATCAGGAACTAGGCTAAGATTATATTGCAATGACATTATGAAAGGCAATCTTGAAAAAACAGGCGGATGCATCATAACTCCAGCATTTAACCTCCCTAGTAAATATGTTTTGCATACAGTGGGGCCAATAATAGAAAATGAAGTTTCAAAAAATGATGAAGGGCTTTTATATAAGTGCTATAAATCATGCTTAGAGACAGCTAAAAATAATAATATAAAAAGTATAGCTTTCTGCTCAATCTCCACAGGAGAGTTTAGGTTTCCAAATGAATTAGCTAGCACTATAGCGGTTAAAGCCGTGAGAGATTTTTTAGACAATACTGGGTACAATATAAAAATAGTATTCAATGTATTTAAAGATTTAGACTATAAACTTTATAACAATATTTTAAATAATTAGAAGGTTAAAAATATGAATGAACAATTAAATGATATTGAATTAACAGAAAAATTAAAATTAGCTATAGAAGAATCAGACTATATACTAATAGGCTCAGGTGCAGGGCTTTCTGCTTCTGCAGGTTTTTTATACTCTGGAAAAAGGTTTGATGATAACTTCATGGAATACAAAGATAAATATGGATTAACAGATATGTATAGTGCCTCCTTTTATAACTACCCTAGTCTAGAAGACTTTTGGGGATTTTTTTCTTTATTTGTTTATATTAATAGATATGATATTCCAGCAGATGAAACTCATTTAAATCTTTTGGACATAGTAAAAAATAAAAATTATTTTGTAATTACAACAAATGTTGATGGAAGATTTGAAGCCGCTAATTTTGATAAAGATAGGTTATTTAAAGTTCAGGGAGATTTTTCTCTTTTTCAATGCTCTGTTCCATGCAGGCAAGAAACTTTCTACAATGAAAAATATATAAGAGAAATGCTAAAACAAAGAAAAGATTTAAAAATACCTTCTAATCTTATTCCAAAATGTCCGTACTGTGGAGCTAATATGTCAATGAATCTAAGAAGCGATGACACATTTGTTCAAGATGAAAACTGGTATAAAGCCAAAGATAAATATATAGCTTTTTTAAATGAATCTAATAATAAAAATATTTTGTTTTTAGAACTAGGTGTAGGATTTAATACCCCTGCTATAATAAAATATTCTTTTTGGAGAATGGCTTTAAAAAATAAAAACTCAATTTACGCCTCCATTAATTTAAAAAATGTTTTCTCTATACCTGATTTAAAAGAGCGTTCTATATGCATAGATGATGATATATCCAAAGTATTAAAATATATAAAAAACAAATAATTTTAGTTGTAATACTTGACATTACAACTAAAATATGTTACTATAGTTGTAATGATAGCTATTACAACTCTTTAATTAAAGAAAATATTTTAATACAAAAAAAGGAGAATAAAAAATGAAAATTGCAATAATAGCAGCAAATGGAAAAGCTGGAAAATTGATTATGAATGAGGCATTAGAAAGAGGATTAGATGTTACAGCAATAGTGAGAGATAAAACAAAAATCAATAATTCAAAAGTAAAAGTTATAGAAAAAGATTTATTTGATTTAACAAAAGACGATTTAAAAGAATTTGACACTGTAGTAAGTGCGTTTGGAATATGGGATGAAAAAGAGCTCGATAAACATTCATTAGTTATGGAACATCTATGCAAAATACTTGCAAATACTAATACAAGACTCATGATAGTAGGAGGAGCTGCAAGTTTATACGTAAATAAAGAGCATACTATGATATTAAAAGATGCTCCTAATTTTCCAGAGGTTTTTATGGGAGTGGCAATAAGTTCTAACAAAGCATTTGATATATTAAAAGATAAGAAAGATGTTTTGTGGACTTACGTATCACCTTCTGCAGATTTTCGAGCTGATGGAGAGAAAACAGGAGAATATAACATAGGCAATGATGAATTATTAGTTAATTCTAAAGGTGAAAGCTATATTAGCTATGCTGACTATGCGGCTGCTTTTGCTGATGAAATAGTTAATAAAAAATACTTAAATCAAAGAATAACATTCTGTTCAAAATAAAAAAACAATAATATAAAGCGTATAAAAGATTATTTCCTTTATACGCTTTTATTTCTAATTTTCTTTAATTAAAGAAAAATATTTTATATAAAAAAGGAGAATAAAAAATGAAAATTGCAATAATAGCAGCAAACGGAAGAGCCGGAAAATTAATTATGAATGAGGCATTAGAAAGAGGATTAGATGTTACAGCTATAGTGAGAGATAAAACAAAAATCAATAATTCAAAAGTAAAAGTTATAGAAAAAGATTTATTTAATTTAACAAAAGATGATTTGAAAGAATTTGACACTGTAGTAAGTGCATTCGGAGTATGGGACGAGAAAGAATTTGATAAGCATTCATTAGTTATGGAACATCTATGCAAAATACTTGCAAACACAAATATTAGATTAATGGTGATAGGAGGAGCAGCAAGTTTATATGTTAATAAAGAACATACTATGATATTAAAAGATGCTCCTAATTTTCCAGAAGCTTTTATGGGATTGGCAGTAAGTGAAAATAAAGCATTTGATATATTAAAAGATAAGAAAGATGTTTTATGGACTTATGTATCACCTTCTGCAGATTTTCAAGCTGAGGGAGAGAAAACAGGAGAATACAATATAGGTCATGATGAATTATTAGTTAATTCTAAAGGCGAAAGCTATATTAGTTATGCTGATTATGCTATAGCTTTTGCCGATGAAATAGTTAATAAAAAATACTTAAATCAACAAATAACATTCTGTTCAAAATAAAAAAACAATAATATAAAGCGTATAAAAGATTATTTCCTTTATACGCTTATATTTTTATTTAATTATATTTAATATTTTTAAATTTATATTAATTCTCTTTATTATCTCTTCCATGACAATGCTTATATTTCTTACCGCTTCCGCAAGGACAAGGATCGTTTCTGCCTATTTTGTTCGTCATTTTTACTTGAGCCTGTGCTATTTTTGGTTTAGCATTTTGATTATTGTTACCATCCATTGCACTAGCACTGCTTTTCTCTTCAACGCCGCCGTCAAAGGCACTTTCTCTCTCAGTATTGTTAAATGCATTAGGCATTATTCTCACTCTCATTAAAAGATTAACAAGCTCATTATGAATAACATCCATAGTAGCTACAAACATTTTATAGCCTTCAAGTTTATATTCTGTAAGAGGGTTTTTCTCTGCATATCCTCTAAGTCCTATACCCTCTCTTAAACTGTCCATAGCAAATAAATGGTCTTTCCATCTATTATCTATAATTGAAAGGAATATATTTTTCTCTACTTCTCTAAATATCTTTTCATCTACCTCTAAAGATTTTTTTCTATATGCTTCTAATAATATGTTGGTGAGATTTTTTATTGCATTTTCAACTCCGCCTTCAACAGCCTTGTTTGCTGCATCTTCATCTATACCAATCAAATAACTGTTAAGCCATTTTGTTATCTCCATAGGATCAACTGTTTTTTTGCCGTCTGCTATCTCTCTTATTGTAGAATCAGTTACATCAGAAATAATCTCTTCTATTCTTGGAGAAATATCATCAGAATAAAGTATATAATCTCTCTCAGCATAAACTGCCATACGCTGCTGATTCATAACATCATCATACTCAAGCAAATGCTTTCTTATATCAAAGTTTCTGCCTTCAACTTTTCTCTGAGCATTTTCAATAGATTTGTTAAGCCACTTGTGCCCAAGCTCTTCCTCTTCACCCATGCCCATAGCAAGCATCATGCTAGAAACTCTCTCGCCTCCAAAAAGCCTCATCAAATCATCTTCAAGCGATAAGAAAAATACACTGAGTCCCGGGTCTCCCTGTCTTCCGCTCCTACCGCGAAGCTGATTGTCAATACGTCTAGCCTCATGCCTTTCACTGCCTATAACATGCAAACCGCCAGCAGCAAGTACTTTTTCTTTATCAATCTTAGATTTTTCATTTATTTGAGTAATCCTATCTACCTTCTCAAGCATCTCTAAAGCATTATTTTTTTCAGCCAACTCCCTAGCCTCATCAAGCTTACCAGCAATAACAAATCTAACAAAAGCCTCTTTATAAAGGTCTATAGATTTTACTTTTTGATTTAACTCTTCTTTTTTGTAAGGGTCTCTTTCTTTAAATGCCCTGTCTCTCATTATTGTAAGTATTTGCTCTATCTCAGAAACACCCTTAGCAATAGGGTTACCACCAAGAACAATATCCGTACCACGTCCTGCCATGTTTGTAGCAAGTGTAACAGCACCCGGCTCTCCTGCCTGTGCAATTATCTGAGCTTCTCTTGAGTGGTTTTTAGCATTAAGTACTTCATGAGTGATTTTATGTCTTTTAAACACTTTAGATAATTCTTCGTTCATCTCAACAGACACTGTACCAACTAATACAGGCTTTCCTGCATCTTGAAGCTCTTTAATATATTTTGCTAATGCCTCAAATTTTGCCTTTCTTGTTCTATATATTCTATCTGATAAATCCTGTCTTGCTATAGGTTTGTTTGTAGGAATAACTGCAACATCTAGCTTATATATTTTATAAAACTCTTCTGCCTCTGTTTCTGCAGTACCAGTCATACCAGAAAGTTTAGGATACATTCTAAAATAGTTTTGGAAAGTAATTGTTGCATAAGTTTGAGATTCATTTTGTATAGCAACTTTTTCTTTAGCCTCTATTGCTTGGTGAAGCCCATCACTATAACGTCTTCCTTCAAGAACACGGCCTGTAAACTCATCTACAATCAACACTTCCCCGTCTGTAACCATATAATCAACATCTTTTTTAAACACTTTATGTGCCTTTAATGCCTGATTAACATGGTGAACTATAGTGCTGCTTTGTGCACCATAGAGGTTTTCTATATTAAGAAGGTTTTCTACTTTTTTTACACCCTCTTCTGTAAGGTACACATTTTTATCTTTTTCTATTAATACATAATCACCAGTACCAGCAACCTCTTTCATTCTCTCATCTGTCTCTGCCTGCTTAAGCATAGGTATAATTCTATCTATCTCATAATACATTTTAATATTTTTTTCTGCAGGTCCTGATATTATAAGAGGAGTTCTAGCTTCGTCTATTAAAATACTGTCAACCTCGTCCACTATGGCATGATAAAACTTTCTCTGCACTTTATCTTCTTTTCTCACAACCATATTATCTCTTAAATAGTCGAAACCAAACTCATTATTAGTACCATAAACAACATCGCAATTATAAACAGCTCTTCTCTCTGGTGAATGCGGTCTAGTATTATCAAGTATTCCAACACTAATGCCAAGCATAGAGTATATAGGCATCATCCATTCAGCATCCCTTTTAGCAAGATAATCATTCACTGTAACTACATGCACCCCAAGCCCTGTTAAAGCATTAAGATAAACTGCCAAAGTAGCAACAAGTGTCTTACCTTCACCAGTTTTCATCTCAGCAATTCTTCCCTGATGCAAAACTGCTCCACCCATTATCTGCACATCAAAATGCCTCATACCCGTAGTTCTTAAACTCGCCTCGCGTACAACAGCAAATGCCTCTGGAAGCAATTCATCTAATATATCTTGAAGTTTCTTTTTATTCTCTTCTTTTGATAAATCTAATTCCTCTGTCTTACAGCCTATATAATCTTCTACTCTTTGCCTGAATTCTTTTGTTTTATTAGTTAATTCTTCATTAGTTAATTTCTTTATTTCTTCTTCAAATGTTAATGTCTTCTCTGCTATAGGTTTTAATATTTTAGCATCATTTTGTTCTTTAGAGCCAAATATTAATTTAAATACTAAATCCATCGCTCCCATATATAGGTAACTCTCCTTTCTTAAATCAAGATTGCTTAAACATTATAAACAAATAAACAACTAAAAATATTCTTTATTTAAACTTAATAATAACATATAATGTAAATATAATAAAGTATAAAAAATTATTTTATTTATGATAAAATTATAAAATAGAAAAAGCTAAATATATTTGACTTTTTCATTTAATGATATAACATAATAAAAAATTTTAATTATTAATAAAATATTATGATTAGAAAACTATTTTGTATTATTTTGATAACATCATTTTGTGCAAATCTATTTTCACAAATCACAGATAATGAAATAACAGAAAAGTATATAAAAGAAAATATCGCTGTATTTGAAATACAAGATGTCTCTACAGGCTATAGCAAAGATTTGGGTAATAAGGTTACAACTTTAATAGAAAATGCCCTCACTAGAATGAAAAGGTTCAATATAGTAGATAGAAAAAATCTAGATAAATACCTAAAAGAAATGGAGCTTCAATTAACAGGCATCACAGATGAACAAGTGATAGAAATGGGAAAGATATATGGATACAGCAAAGCAATCACAGGAAAAATAACACATTCAAGTACCAGATTTGATTATGACAGCTATGACGGAACAGGAACAATATATGCTGATGTAGATTTGGTTTTGCAGATAGTTGATGTTTCTACAACAAAAATATTATACTCTTCAAAAGTAAGTGGTTCTAGCTTTTATTCTATAGACAGATATCCATCACAAGCTTTTAGAGATGCGGCTATTGATGAAGCTTGTAATGATTTGGTTTATAAAGTAAGTGACAAAATGAGAAATATTTTTAAAATAACTTTAAAAATATCTGATATTACAGATGGAAATATTATACTTTTGGCAGGATATGATCATGGACTTAATAAAAATACAAGATTTAAAGTATATTCACAATCTGAAGATATAGTTCTACCATCTGGAAATGTTATAGAAGGCACATATAAAGAAAAAGGTACTTTAAGAATAAAAGACATGGGAAGCGAATATTCTATAGCAACAGTATCAAGAGGAAGGAATATACAAGTTGGTGATATTGTAAGAGAAACATATATAGGAAATTTTATTTTTGGGTTTAATATAAATTATGCTTCATATAAAATCAATCCCTTAGTAAAAGAATTTCAGTCTACAAACTCTACAGGCAAAATAAAAGTAAATCTAAATAAAAATGACTATGCTTTAGGAATGCATCTTAAATTCGGGTATGATTTTCAGCTATTTTCCCCTAATATAAGCATGGGTTTATTATTTGGAGATTTCTTCAAAACTAGCTATGGAATTGATACTAGATTTAATTTTGATATAAACATAAAAATATATCAGGAAATAGTGAAATTTGTATTTACTCCATATGTAGGAGTTGGTGTAACTTTCACAGATATAGGCGAAGTATATGGCGGAGATTACAAAAATGGAAGTCTATTAATACCAAACGGCACTAAAATACGATCAACCGACATAATGCTAGGTATTGGACTTTTAGCAAATATACAGTATAATATAACCGATACATTAGGAATTAATTTAGCTGGCGGATATAGATTTTATACAAAGCCTATTAATGCTGGTACATATTATGAAGATAATAGCTTTAGTATGCCCGAAGAAATACAAACGGTTAATCTTACAGGCTTAGAGTTTATGGTAGGAATATATGGACTTTTTTAAAAGCATAATACTATTTTTATTGTTTGCTAAAATATCTTTTGGTGCTTTTTATTTTGCACCTTCTACAAATATGCCTAGCACTAATAGTACAGAGAGTAAAGCACCTATCATAGAAAATACTGAAACACTTAGCTCTGAATATAGCATAGATACCAATAGTGTTAAATCTATATTTGAAATGAAAGGAACAAATATTATAAATCAAAATGGCGTTATAAGCTCATCTGTCATACCAGAAGATGCATATAGAAGCCATCCTTTTAGATATACAGAAGTAACTTTTATATTGGCTGGATTTTTATCATATAGTTATGCTTCAGTTATAGTATTTGGACTTGATACCATAGAAAACTCATTTGTTCAGCCATCAACAAGCGGAAGATCAAGATATAAATCTTTATGGATATCTGCTACAATATTTGAAGTTACAGCTGCAGTTATATTTGGAGCTACAGTTGCATATGATAGTTATCAAAGGATATATGGTAAGAAAAAAGATGGTTTAAGTTTTAATTTTGTGCCGTATTATGAACCGTTTCAAAATGATGCTGGATTTATGTTCACATTGAACTACCCTTATAAGTAACTACACTATTACTATGCTTCTTTATAAACATATGTCTATTAACAAATAATACATAAATAGCAAAGCTTATTGCTAAAAATATAGCCAAAATAATAACGCCCCTAGAATTAATTGTAGCCATCTCTGTATTATTATCTACATATTCTTCCGAGTTATAATAAGAATTATTATCATTATTATCACGTATAATTTTTATAATTTTTTCATTTTTAGAACTATCTAAATATCCAAAAGTTTTGGCATAAGAAAGTATATATTCTCTATCATTTGTAAGTCTATCTATAGTATTTAATATTTTTTTCTTTTTTCTATCAAGTTCTTCTATTCTTGCTCTCTTTTTTTCCACAGCCTGTTTTTGCTTATCTATGCTAATAAACCCCTTAGAACTAAACACGAATAAAAAAATAATCAACGCTAAACCAACTACTATTATACCATAAAAAATTTCTGCTCTGAGCCTTATATTTAATTGCATAATTATTAGAACCTTATAAAATATACACTTTATTATCGGAAGTAATATCTAAAAATTAATTGCTACAATATTAAAATATCAATATTCTACTATTTTTTCTCCATATTCTAGTCTTAATTTCCTATCAGCCATACTCGCAATAGATAAAGAATGCGTTACAATGATTAAAGTAGATGAAGTTTTTTTAGTCATATCCCATAAAATCTCTCTTATAATTTCAGCATTTTTTTTGTCTAAATTTCCTGTAGGCTCATCTGCCAACACAACCATTGGGCTATTAATTAAAGCCCTAGCAATAGCAACCCTCTGAGCTTCACCTCCTGAAAGCTCCCCTATTCTATGATGCATCCTGTCTTTAAGCCCAACCGTCTCAAGCAATTCTTCTGCCTTTAACCGTGCCCCTTTTTTATCATATTTTAACATTAAAGCAGGTATCATCACATTTTCTATAGCACTAAACTCTCCAAGCAAATTATGAAATTGAAACACATATCCCAAAGATTTATTCCTAAACTTAGCCAATTGCCCCTCATTCATTTTTCCTATATTGTTACCATTTATATTGATGCTTCCAGATGTAATGTCATCTATACCGCCTATGAGGTTTAAAAGTGTAGTCTTACCGCTTCCAGATTCCCCTGTAATAGCCAATATCTCATTTTTATAAATATCTAAACTTATAGATTTTAATACTTCAACTTTTGGAGGGCCCATGTATGTTTTTACTAATTTATCTATAGTTATTAAAACTTCTCTATTAATATTACTACTATTCATTTTATTATTATTCATATCTTAACACCTCGGCAGGTTTATATTTGCTTGCTATATATGCAGGTATTATAGCAAATAAAACAGAAAGTAAAAACGATATAGAAGCAACCATAAAAACTTGTGAAAAACGTATTATTGAAGGAAGCCCATTACTTACATAATAAATATCAGGAGGGAAGAAATCAGGTATTATAGGTACACTTATAGAAGGACTTATATGTGCAGGTATAAACCATATAATACTTACTATAGATTGTAAAAATGCCCTTATAAACTCTAAAGTTTCATTTACATAACTTGCAAGAAGTATTCCAAATATCACTCCCAAAATAGTGCCAACTCCTCCTATTATAGCCCCCTCCAAAAAGAATACTTTAGCTACATTTGAAGGTCTTAAGCCTAGTGTCTTTATTATAGCAATATCTCTTCTTTTATCTTTAACGAATATTATTTGGCTTGATGCTATGTTGAGAGCTGCTATTAGTATAATAAAAGATAATATTAAACCAAGCATAAGCTTTTCTGTATGAAGTGCCTGAAAAAAGTTTCTGTCAAAAAGCATCCAAGGCATAACATTATAAAATTGCTTTAATGATAAATCTATGTCTTTTGCAACTTTGTCAGCACTAAAAAAATTATTTATCTTTACAGCTACCCCCGTTACAGCACCATCATAACCAAGCATTGACTGCCCTGTTTTTAGAGGCACTATTACCATTTTACTATCATATTCATAATATCCTGTTTTGTATATTCCCTTTATTGTAAAAGTTGTCTTTTGAGGTCTAAAGCCTTTTTCAAAACTTCCAGAAGCAGAAACTATATCAATAGTGTCCCCCACAGATAAAGCATAATCATCTGCCATCTCAGAGCCTATTAAAGCATCATTAGTACCTAAATTTTTATTGTCCCCCTCAATAAAATTGAAATACTTAATAAAATCCCTGTCTTTTGTAAATATATCATCTTCAAATGAACGAACTGTAATAAGCGTAGTAAAAGTATATGTACGCATTATTGAAGGAAGAACTATATAAGGGTAAATACTAGTTATATCTTTATTGTCTTTAATATTATCTACAACATACTCATAGTTTAGAAGAGGCTGATCCCCATAGGCACTAATATTTATATGTGCCCTCATTCCAAGTATTTTATCTCTTATATCGTCTTGAAAGCCATTCATAACAGATAATACAGTAATCATAACCATATCGCCCACAAGTATGCCTAGTATACATATCACTGTAATTATAGAAACAAATGAAAACTTCTTTTTAGCTTTTAGGTATCTCACACCTAACATTAATTCTAATCTCAAAAGAAAACTCCAAAAAATTAAAAGTAATTTAGTTGATGATTTAATTATACTGAAAATTTTTAACTTTGTCAAAAAATCTATTTTAAGTTTTTTGTTTGTGGTGGCTTTGCCCCATGCGAAGCGTGCCCAGAGGGTACACACCCCCACTTCTTTTGGTGACCCAAAGAAGCAAAAAGACTGCATTTTGATGAAGTATTACTTATGTATAATCAAAATACAATATATTGTTTATATATATATCTAAATATAAAGCTAAAAACTTGCACTTTTTGCAACTTTTTGCGGCGGGAAAAAGTTGATAAAATATATATAAAAATAATATAGTTGTTTATTTATATATAAATAATAATTTTTAAACCATGTTTACACAGAAGTAGTTTTTAATAAGTATAATACATAAAATATATACACTACTAAAAATATAATTCCCTTTACATTTGTTAAACTTCTTCCTCTAAAAGTAAATAACAATAATATTAAACCGCTTAAAACCATAATAACATAGTCTATTAAATAATTTTGTGCAGCAGGAAGCACTATTCCTCCAAACTTAAATGAAGCTATAGAAGATATGCCAAGCACAGCACCAACATTAAAAATATTGCTTCCAACAATGTTTCCTATAGATATATCAGCCTCTTTCTTTGAAGCAGCTATCACACTTGTAACTAACTCTGGTATGCTTGTACCAACAGCAACAACTATAAAACCAATAATATGCTCGCTTATAAAATTCCTAAATATTCCAGTAACACCTTTCAAAAATATATCAGACCCCACAGCAAGAGCAAATATTGACAGCACAATTTTAAATATAGCCCTAGATATACTATATGTCTTTGTAGATGATGATACTTCTTTTTCAAATATAGCAAGCTCATCTTTATCTTTAGAGACAACAGTATATAAATAATAAACATATATGCATAGCAAAACTAAAAGTATTACACCCTCTACAACAGATATCTTATCACCAATTAAACTCTTAGTATTAAAATTAAATAAAGTAACAAATAATACAGCATATATTATAAACATAGAAAGCATAGATACATGATAAGATTTTTTGCCCGCAGACATATTCATAAATAAAGCAGATACCCCAAGCACAAATACTATATTAAATATATTACTCCCAATAACATTACCAACCGCAATAGCACTCTCTCCCCTCACAGCACCAAACAAACTAACAAAAAGTTCAGGCATAGATGTACCCATTGCAACAACAGTAAGCCCTATCACTATAGGAGGAATTTTTAATCTGTTTGCAATCATCACGCTCCCATCAACTATATATGTGCCTCCAAGATATAATAGAAGTATCCCCGCAACTGTAAAAACTATATATAATAAAATATTTGTCATCTATAAAAATATCCTTTAATTGTTATCTGAATTATTATTATTTTCTGTATTGTCAGCAGCCTCTATATTAGCTTTATCACTGTTATCATCATTTTTATTATTTTTTTTGGCTATAATAGATATTATTAAATAAATTACAAATATTATAAGTATTGCTATTATTAAAGCCGTAGAAAACCATAATGGAAATAATACCCAAACCCAACTCCATGTAACAGCATTAAAAAGTTTTAGTATTATAAATATAAAAGTTAAGAATGTAAAAAATGCAACCGCTATATTGAGAATAGGTAATTTATTTTTTGTTTGTGTGCTTAGCTCATTTGTTTTTGAATTGTCTTCGGAATGGCTTTCAGTATTCTCTGTATTATCTGTTTTATCATTGTCTATTTCTTTATCTTTCTTAAAAAACAATGAGTAAAAAATAATAGTACCTACAATTAAAATCGCTTCCAAAATTAGAAGCAATACAATATCTCTCCAATTAAAAGTAATAGTTTTACTCAAGTTTAATAAACTTAATGCTATTATAAGCATAGGTAAAAGTTTGCAAGAAATATTTAAAAGATTCTTTAAAAAATATAAACTAGCCATTGTAAATACATTTTTTATAGTATTAGCTTTCATAATAAAACACCTAATATTATTTTTTTATTTATTATAATGATATTTTTAATTAAATTCAAATTATATAAACTTAAAAATAATCAAGTTAAGAGACTAATTTCCGACTAATTAACATAATACAATATAATAAAGAAACATAAAAAGGATAAAAAAATATGCAAATTTTTAGCGTAGACTACTTACCTACAAACAATTATGAACTATTAGGTTTGGTTAAAGGTAATATTGTACAATCAAAACATATAGGAAAAGATATATTAGCTTCTTTAAATACATTAGTAGGAGGCGAAGTAACAAGCTATACAGAAATGATAAACGAAGCAAGAGATATAGCTACAAACAGAATGATAGAAGAGGCTAAAAAACTAGGAGCCAATGCAATAATAGGAGTTAATTACAGCACTTCTTCAGTATTGCAAGGCACTACAGAGGTTGTTGCTTACGGCACAGCTATTTTATTAAAATAAAAAATTAATTAAAAAAACGAAATTTTTTTAAAAAAGGAAATAAAATGAGAAGACAAAGCACAGAATTTGAAGATTTAGATATGAATGAAGAGGCATGGCGTATATTTAGAATAATGGGCGAGTTCGTTGATGGTTTTGAAACTATGTCTATATACAACAATGCTGTTACAATTTTTGGAAGTGCAAGAACAAGTCCGGATCATCCGCATTATAAATTAGCATATGAAACTGCAAAACTATTAGCAGAAAATAAATATGATATCATCACAGGCGGCGGCCCCGGAATAATGGAAGCAGGAAATAGAGGAGCTTTTGATGCCAATGGAAACTCTATTGGTTTATGCATAGAATTGCCTTTTGAGCAGAGAACTAATCCTTATGTAAAAGAAGAAATTAAGTTTAGATATTTCTTTGCTAGAAAAGTGATGTTTGTAAAATATGCTAAGGCTTTAATTGTATTTCCGGGCGGTTTTGGTACTATGGATGAAATGTTTGAAACACTTACATTAGTACAAACTAAAGTATTGAAAAAAATACCAATAATTGTAGTTGATAAAGAATTTTATACTGGGCTTATGAATTGGATAGAAAAAGA containing:
- a CDS encoding protein-ADP-ribose hydrolase, which gives rise to MDKLLFLIDFLMKEKNYKYDEDLNNAIKEKDEEKLYNYFRCLMNIRSPDNISEEYLQIEDEYLQEKLKSKKLTSIDDIKPIKNNLYIWQGDITTLKIEAIVNAANSAMLGCFVPLHKCIDNAIHSASGTRLRLYCNDIMKGNLEKTGGCIITPAFNLPSKYVLHTVGPIIENEVSKNDEGLLYKCYKSCLETAKNNNIKSIAFCSISTGEFRFPNELASTIAVKAVRDFLDNTGYNIKIVFNVFKDLDYKLYNNILNN
- a CDS encoding Sir2 silent information regulator family NAD-dependent deacetylase; this translates as MNEQLNDIELTEKLKLAIEESDYILIGSGAGLSASAGFLYSGKRFDDNFMEYKDKYGLTDMYSASFYNYPSLEDFWGFFSLFVYINRYDIPADETHLNLLDIVKNKNYFVITTNVDGRFEAANFDKDRLFKVQGDFSLFQCSVPCRQETFYNEKYIREMLKQRKDLKIPSNLIPKCPYCGANMSMNLRSDDTFVQDENWYKAKDKYIAFLNESNNKNILFLELGVGFNTPAIIKYSFWRMALKNKNSIYASINLKNVFSIPDLKERSICIDDDISKVLKYIKNK
- a CDS encoding SDR family oxidoreductase, which gives rise to MKIAIIAANGKAGKLIMNEALERGLDVTAIVRDKTKINNSKVKVIEKDLFDLTKDDLKEFDTVVSAFGIWDEKELDKHSLVMEHLCKILANTNTRLMIVGGAASLYVNKEHTMILKDAPNFPEVFMGVAISSNKAFDILKDKKDVLWTYVSPSADFRADGEKTGEYNIGNDELLVNSKGESYISYADYAAAFADEIVNKKYLNQRITFCSK
- a CDS encoding NAD(P)-dependent oxidoreductase; amino-acid sequence: MKIAIIAANGRAGKLIMNEALERGLDVTAIVRDKTKINNSKVKVIEKDLFNLTKDDLKEFDTVVSAFGVWDEKEFDKHSLVMEHLCKILANTNIRLMVIGGAASLYVNKEHTMILKDAPNFPEAFMGLAVSENKAFDILKDKKDVLWTYVSPSADFQAEGEKTGEYNIGHDELLVNSKGESYISYADYAIAFADEIVNKKYLNQQITFCSK
- the secA gene encoding preprotein translocase subunit SecA encodes the protein MGAMDLVFKLIFGSKEQNDAKILKPIAEKTLTFEEEIKKLTNEELTNKTKEFRQRVEDYIGCKTEELDLSKEENKKKLQDILDELLPEAFAVVREASLRTTGMRHFDVQIMGGAVLHQGRIAEMKTGEGKTLVATLAVYLNALTGLGVHVVTVNDYLAKRDAEWMMPIYSMLGISVGILDNTRPHSPERRAVYNCDVVYGTNNEFGFDYLRDNMVVRKEDKVQRKFYHAIVDEVDSILIDEARTPLIISGPAEKNIKMYYEIDRIIPMLKQAETDERMKEVAGTGDYVLIEKDKNVYLTEEGVKKVENLLNIENLYGAQSSTIVHHVNQALKAHKVFKKDVDYMVTDGEVLIVDEFTGRVLEGRRYSDGLHQAIEAKEKVAIQNESQTYATITFQNYFRMYPKLSGMTGTAETEAEEFYKIYKLDVAVIPTNKPIARQDLSDRIYRTRKAKFEALAKYIKELQDAGKPVLVGTVSVEMNEELSKVFKRHKITHEVLNAKNHSREAQIIAQAGEPGAVTLATNMAGRGTDIVLGGNPIAKGVSEIEQILTIMRDRAFKERDPYKKEELNQKVKSIDLYKEAFVRFVIAGKLDEARELAEKNNALEMLEKVDRITQINEKSKIDKEKVLAAGGLHVIGSERHEARRIDNQLRGRSGRQGDPGLSVFFLSLEDDLMRLFGGERVSSMMLAMGMGEEEELGHKWLNKSIENAQRKVEGRNFDIRKHLLEYDDVMNQQRMAVYAERDYILYSDDISPRIEEIISDVTDSTIREIADGKKTVDPMEITKWLNSYLIGIDEDAANKAVEGGVENAIKNLTNILLEAYRKKSLEVDEKIFREVEKNIFLSIIDNRWKDHLFAMDSLREGIGLRGYAEKNPLTEYKLEGYKMFVATMDVIHNELVNLLMRVRIMPNAFNNTERESAFDGGVEEKSSASAMDGNNNQNAKPKIAQAQVKMTNKIGRNDPCPCGSGKKYKHCHGRDNKEN